A window from Luteolibacter flavescens encodes these proteins:
- a CDS encoding pyridoxal phosphate-dependent aminotransferase, translating into MLEKVIGCEVERFPLHRKDGYTIDLERMMERIATGPDLVVLVNPNSRTGRGLMAREVCMLLEAASSRTRFWIDETYIDYTGESVEQMVSRHENLIVCKSMSKAYALSGMRVAYLCAAPHHLEELRAFTPPWVVGLPSQVAAVKALEHANYYERRWKETVLLRSALAIDLGGMGWEVIPGSANFLLAHLPEEGPSAGEVVAACRGRGLFLRDAAAMGASLDDGAIRVAVKDAATNRKMIGILSDIAGSTARAARASLARCAS; encoded by the coding sequence GTGCTGGAGAAGGTCATCGGCTGCGAGGTCGAGCGCTTTCCTTTGCACAGGAAAGACGGCTACACGATCGATCTCGAGCGCATGATGGAGCGCATCGCGACCGGCCCCGATCTCGTCGTGCTGGTGAATCCGAACAGTCGCACCGGACGCGGGCTGATGGCGCGGGAGGTTTGCATGCTGCTGGAGGCTGCTTCATCGCGGACACGCTTCTGGATCGATGAAACGTACATCGACTACACCGGAGAAAGCGTGGAGCAGATGGTGTCCCGCCACGAAAATCTCATCGTCTGCAAGTCCATGTCGAAGGCTTATGCGCTCAGCGGCATGCGGGTCGCATATCTCTGCGCCGCGCCTCATCATCTGGAGGAGTTGCGGGCCTTCACCCCGCCGTGGGTGGTGGGCCTGCCCTCGCAGGTCGCGGCGGTGAAGGCGCTGGAGCATGCGAACTACTATGAACGTCGTTGGAAGGAGACCGTGCTACTGAGGTCGGCGCTGGCGATTGACTTGGGCGGCATGGGGTGGGAGGTCATCCCGGGCTCCGCGAATTTCCTGCTCGCGCATCTACCCGAGGAAGGACCTTCCGCAGGAGAGGTGGTCGCTGCATGCCGGGGGCGCGGGCTTTTCCTCCGCGATGCCGCGGCGATGGGCGCGAGCCTCGATGACGGGGCGATCCGCGTGGCGGTGAAGGACGCCGCGACGAACCGGAAGATGATCGGGATCCTTTCGGACATCGCGGGATCGACGGCGCGTGCAGCACGCGCTTCACTGGCCCGGTGCGCGAGCTGA
- a CDS encoding phospholipase D-like domain-containing protein: MRELILNEEIHTRVIRELVPQARRFLWIVTADIKDMHVARGRRSVPFLQVLAELVEEGVAVRLIHAKEPGPRFREDFDRYPVLVESDLFERVLCPRVHTKAVIADGKRAFIGSPNLTGAGMGAKHADKRNFEAGFLTDEREDLEKLVGWVDELFLGDFCAKCRLRDKCPDPLDGDQEQAG; the protein is encoded by the coding sequence GTGCGCGAGCTGATCCTGAACGAGGAAATCCACACCCGGGTGATCCGGGAGCTGGTGCCGCAGGCGCGGCGCTTCCTGTGGATCGTGACGGCGGATATCAAGGACATGCACGTCGCGCGCGGCAGGCGGTCCGTGCCCTTCCTCCAGGTGCTCGCGGAGCTGGTGGAGGAGGGCGTGGCGGTGCGGCTGATCCATGCAAAGGAGCCCGGCCCGCGCTTCCGCGAGGACTTCGACCGCTACCCCGTGCTGGTGGAGAGCGATCTCTTCGAGCGGGTGCTCTGCCCGCGCGTCCACACGAAGGCGGTGATCGCGGACGGCAAGCGCGCCTTCATCGGCTCGCCGAACCTGACCGGCGCGGGCATGGGCGCGAAGCACGCGGACAAGCGGAACTTCGAGGCGGGCTTCCTGACCGACGAGCGCGAGGATCTCGAAAAGCTGGTCGGCTGGGTGGACGAGCTTTTCCTCGGCGACTTCTGCGCGAAGTGCCGCCTCCGCGACAAGTGCCCGGACCCGCTCGACGGCGATCAGGAGCAAGCCGGGTGA